AGATGCAGCTACTTTCATCTGGTGTTGGGGGGGATCCTAGTGTTTAGTTTAAATATCCCGCTAAATAGGCAATTCAGATTGGcgtctaattaaaaaaaaatcagttttcgTTGACTTTCAGCAAATTGTGTAACAGgtcagctgcttccctgccttcccagccaaaggagagggaggaaatggcagcagctcttcaggGTTAATAACAGTTGCCTTCTGTAAGACACACGTAATGTACCACTGCAAATGTTGGTCTTTCTGGGCACAGTACTGCTTGGTCCTCCCATGCCTGGTTCAATTTTGGCAGCTGGGGATGAAGTGTCTCTCCTACAGGGCGGTCCCtgggtgtttctgtgtgctCGGGTGGGTGAGGGGCCTGCAGGGCATGGGGGACCCGAGGCTGCCTGGCTTGGCACAGGTTTCTTCTGCTCGAGAAACGGTGGGAGAGGCTGCCCTGCTGGAAGCAGAGTGCGTGCTGCTTGCTGGCAGTGTGTGCTCCGTTTGGGAGCACCTGAATACCAGTGTTTTTCATGCATTCTGTCTAAACTTCTTTCTGGTGAGGTAGTCAGGCTCTGCAGATAGCACTCACTGCTTTACCAAGGACAGCTTGCTGCGTATGAGTTTCTGTGTGGCAAAACACAAGATTTTCTGCTTGGATTTGTCCACATATGAAGTTATTTAGAAATTGCTGTTCTGAAATAAGATTGGAGATAAGATAGTGATGTGTTTGCTTCAGAAAAAGAGGGACCAAACAAGAGTGGAAGAGTTAAGGAATAGTTATTAAATCCTGAAGTTATTAAAATTAATGTGCAGGCTCTTAGTTCATTTGGGGAACAAAACCTATCCCTGCTTGACTGCAATGTGTCTAGGATTTAAAGGTTCATGTTAGAGTGGTTTTGGGTCAGTGGCACTCACAGGTGTGCCGTTCTGATCCACGGTGGGATCCAGCTGTGTTCAACTGCTTGGACATTTGCATTGGCTTGCGCATATCAGCCAAAATGACAGTCTTGTGCCAGCACTAAGTGAAACCCCTTtagcagctgtgcccagcaccccGCAAAGAGCAGGGGGATCTCGCTGTCGGGGCTGTGCCGAGGCACCAAGAGCCTTCGCCATCCCTGCCCGGAGGGGATGGTGTTGCAAGCAAAGCTTCAGGAGGCATCCAGCGCTTGGTGAGGGGTTTGCATTGCTCGGGAGCCTGGGCTTTATCCCTCCCCCGGGGCCAGCGTGAGGGAGGGACAAGCCGACTTGTGGGATGCGGAGGGGTGGATAACCCTGGACACATTCCCGCGGCCACGGAGTTACGGGAACCCCTGAGACAGTGAAAATTCATAGCACGAacatgagggtttttttcccaaatgatCTTCATAATAAACTGGGGAAATGGTTTAGTTGGGGTTGGGttgacttcttttttcctttcacattgCCCGTGTGTGTGGGAACCTAGATTATTGCTGTGTTTTAGAAAGAAACAGACTACTTCCCTGTTAGACCCAGGTTTATGGGCTCCACTTCTTCCGGTGATGCACCCGAGCTGAGGATTTTGGAATCGTCATTGAAATTGAGGTCCTGTCAGTGCATTTACCCAGTTAGAGGGACTGGCGCTCGCTTCCATTCTCCTTTAAGCGAGGGTTAGGATGCGAGTTATTGAAGTATCGCTACTGGCGGCGTGCTCGTGCTCGGTGTGGTATTTTTTACTGGCGTGACCAAAAACCCGGTGGAGCTGAACAAAAGAAGAACCTGGAGACGGGCTGAGCTGCCGAGATGCCCCTTTCCCCCAACCAAGCGGTGCTGGGAGGTGTCTTGGTGTCCTCCCTGCATTGCAAGGGCACGGTCCTTGTCGGGAAGCGGCACATGGATTGCGGTAGCTTGAAGCTGATGAGGTGCGAGCTGCGCTGCTCACCCAGCGCTTTGATCGCTAAACGATTGGGGCGATGGGCTGCGTTTTCTGGCTAGACAGACGGCGCCAAGTTCAAGCTGAGAGGGCCCGAGGCTCTGCTtccccccagcctggctctgagccCCGTGGATAGGGACTTCTCGACATTGGCACCCCGTGGCTTTTCCCAGGGACGGAAAAGGACGGCGGGACTGGCAGGCTGTACGCGACGTTCCTTATCCCTCatccctgccccggccccgTGGGTGCGGGTCTCGGGGCTGGTTTCGGGCATTGTGCAGTGTGGGACCCCGCGGCTGAGAAGGGGGCGGTGAACCCGCGCTGGCACCGGCAGTCGCGGTGTTTTTGGAGGGGCGTttgcggggctggggctgcccgtGCCCTGCCCTCCGGGGGAGAGGGGCAGCTTTGCACTTCAAGGGGGTCTCCCCGGCCCCGCAGACACGCTGGAGCCAAGGGCTGTAGACATTTGCCAGACGTGTGAACTTTCCTCCTCGCTGGTAGCTGTTATCTCTGCCCGATTCCCACTTTGATGTGTGTTCGCACTTACAAACGACCCCTCCCGGCACGGAGCGCCCATATAAGAGCGGATCCGGCCGTGGGTCACCTAGCCCGACTCAGCCATGGATCAGGTGGATCAGGCCCAGGTCCCTTCGGCAGAGACCAAGCCCAATGGGTGCAGGCCCCACATCTGCTGTGCGCCCCCTCCCCGCGCCCCCAGCTCGCTGGGCAGCCCCACGCTGCTGGTCCGGGCCAAGCCACGCCGCagcagccccgagccgggccAGCCCGCCGACAGCGAGCCCTGCgcggccgagccgagccgggacCATCCCCGGGATGGCAGCGAGCCCTGCCCGTCGGACACAGGTGCGTGAGGAGGGAGAGTGAGTGGGAGGCCGAGAGGTAAGGAGAGCGGGCTGGGAACACGCCGGGATTCGGGATCTCGCCGGTGGCAcggcctggcagggctgaggggcgGCGGAGGCGCTGTCCAGCCGGGCAGGGGCCTCACCgccgctcctcctcctcctcctgcagcccccgaTGGCGGCTGGCTCAGCGCCGACGAGTCCTCGGGCTACGAGAGCGAGAGCGCGGGcgcggagcgcggcggggccgcggcggcgggcgggggccgcgggcggcagcggcgggcgcGCACCGCCTTCACCTCGGAGCAGGTCTGCCGCCTGGAGAAAACCTTCCAGAGACACAAGTACCTCGGCGCCACGGAGCGCAGGAAGCTGGCGGCTGCCTTGCAGCTCTCGGAGATCCAGGTTAGTCCCACAGGAAGCGGATCCTTCCCGGCCCCGCTTGGCAGGAGCAGTCAGGGTTGGCGGTTCCACATCTGTCTTTGCTGCCATGAACCTTTGAGTTTAGTAGGAGTTTAGTAGGAGCTGTGGGATCTCTCGGGGATTAACGAGTTATCACTCCGGGAAATTTGTGGCACTTTCTCTCTGGAAGCCATCAAGGTATTTTTATTTGGTAGTGGGATAAACAGTCCTGGATATACGGCGATCTGCGTGTAGACCATGCAGAGCTCAAAACTGGTCTTAAAGACTCTGATTATTGTAAAATCCCTGAATTTAGCCATTCTCTCCTCTACTTCCCGCAGATCTTCTGCCCTTTGCAAAGTAGGGCAAAAGCATCAGTCCCTCTGTGTCAATTCCATCTGAAGCAACAGGGCAAAAGCAGCTGAGATACGGTTGTTTATAGTTTGCACATTATCCTTAGGCAAAGTCCCTGATTTGTCTCCTGCATCTCCCCCCGCCTTCTTTTTGTTGCCTAGATAAAGACTTGGTTTCAGAACCGGAGGATGAAACTGAAGCGACAGATCCAGGACCACCAGCACAGCCTCGTGTCCCCCGTTCCGTTCCACAGCTACGCCCCGGggccctccccagctctgtttcgggatggtctccaCTACCCCTTTGCTGCCCAGCACCAGAGACTCCTGCCTTTCACCCCGGTGCCTGCTGTGCAGTtcagcttctcctttcccagATACGACGCATCGCAAAGCGCCTACCACTTAATGGCAAATGAACTGCCCTACTACCATCAGCACCTGCTTCCTCATCCTTCTTTCCATCCGGTTCTTCAGAACAAAATGGACAGGCAATGCCACCCAGTATATGCATTATAGGGATAAAGCAGTGTTTTATACTGTAATGTATTTCATGCTCAGAATTTCTTGCCTGATTTAAAAGAATGTCTTTATTAAGTTAAATATGAGaatgaataattttatattttataatattaaatattaattaatctAGTCTAATATGTTATGTAGGTTGTTTTCATTGTTCCCCCAGTTTTTTTCAtaaatgtgtttatatatattaataaaactTGAACGGGGTTATATGTGTCAACTCTATAAAAGATTACACTTGTGCAATGCAAACTGCAGTGGTCACTTGTCCTCCTGTGTAAAGGTAATGGATTTAATGGTTAAATACATTTTGTCTGTCTTTCCTACTGTCCCACCGAGATTGTCTGTCTGTTGATGAGTGTTTGGTAGCCTGGACAGAGGCAACTGCACCAGTTGCTCTGCACTGTGCTTTGAGCTAAGTACATCCTCCAGAGGAAGGATAAGTTGTCACTGAGTTTCTCAGTggatataaataaaatattacaggTTCAGTCCCGTCTTCCGTGTGAAGGCAGCAGAggtaataataatatattaagtCAACCATGTCTTTAAAAAGGAATAACATATTAGGCCTTCATTATGgaattttaaagttttacaATTGCCAAAGCAAATgctaggcaaaaaaaaaaaaatttgggcaTAATTGTGTCTGGTTCAAAGCCATATCATCTGATTGTGATTGTAACCTGAAAATTTGGCCATTGTCTCACCACTAGAAAACAATTATAACTGCGTACTTGGCAATTTGCACTTCCTTAAGCAATTTGATCTATTTCCTCGAAACGTAAAATTTTGCTTTAGTAATCCTGAAAggtgttggggtttttgagtTACTCCTGGGAGTGGTGTTCACTCCTAAAAGCGCTTTCTTAACACTTATTTCTTAGTCTAGATTTTAATGAAGTCTTGTTAATTCATTTGTAAGGCcttttaaatacattatttgaCTGTTGCACTATAGTCTAAATTTCCGCCCTCTAATCCAGTGAGTCATCATGAGTTTCGATGTAATAGCCATGGGGCTTTCTCACCTGTGGAAAAATACTTGGTAAAGGGAATTTTCTGTGAAGTGTGCTCAAAGTGACCTGGAAATGCCAGGCCGTGCCTTCAGCTGCCCGGCTGTGTCACGGGCCGGCGCTGCCCTGGTGGGGCGCAGGGGAGCGGTGTGGAGGGGGAAATTCCTTCGGGTCCTCCCAGCTTCCCCCCCTCCCTTCTGGCTGCCGGACGCGATGGAGGGAGGCGCTGGGGGAGGGTACACGGACATGGAGGgtggagggagaagggagagggaatGCATGGCACAAAGCCTGCCATGAACGCACGGCACAAAGCTGTGGCAGCCCccctttttttctgccttgtgagcagagggagggagggtttgggtttctttcttggtggtggtgtttgtttttttaaattttttttatttatgttaattttttctctctttacagCTGCAGAGTAGTCTAACCATCACCTAGCCAGCAAGTTAGATTGGTCTGGATTGGGGAAGAAGATGCAGTCagacctgctgcagctgcttcatGCTGATGTAAGGTCTCTGGTTTCCCATCGTCTAAATGCTTGGCTTTGGTACTTTCCATAAAACTTGCCCTGTGACTTTAAGGAACATCCCTAAGTGTTCCTAAAATCAAGCCTTAACTTATTCTGCAGCTTAAAAATTAGGGAGGCTATCAAGTTACAGCTGCAAGTTTTAGAAgcaaaaagtgaaatattttctttttcagtgttcCAAGAGACCTGAATTGGTGAACAATTCGTTTTTATAATCAGATTTAAATTGCAAGTATGCTTGACATTGGCATCAACATGCATGCTTGCCTCTTAATTCCTTAGCTTTATCTCTTTCAATGCATAAATGCAACATGTCCATCAAAAAACAGGTGAGACCACTTGAAGAATGGTCCAGAATATACACATAAAAGAGAATACTGGGCaacttgtttggttttgttcataGCATTTTTACCTCTggtaacatttttatttaaatgcacTTGGCTGTAGCTCACAAATGTTTTCTAAAAGACCCACACTCAGGTAGAATGGACAACGTTTTTACCACCATTGCCTATTAAAAAACATAGTTACTACATAAAATTCAGTGTATACAGCACTCCACTTTTTGAGTGGATATCCCCACATGATTATAGgttattttctgaaaactttTAGATAAGAAAATTTATATAGAAATTTCTATACAGCATGATGACAACTGTAGAAATAAGTTTTCATGTCCTCTGCTTTCACTCTCAGTATAACTTCTCTAATATGAATAAATTAGTTTCTCCTCTAATCGAACCTTTTtatgtaaagaaaataattcaaagaaTCTTTATCTaatataacaaaataaatagTTACTCTTAGAGATATTTGGCACTTTTTTGAGATTACAGATAATCGTTTACATTTTTAACAGGAGGGAAGATCTGGTTGGAACATCAGTCCTTTATGTTCAGTACTTAGAGTCACTGCTGGAAGCACAGAAGAGCAACAAGACAATCCTGGCCCGGGAGGCAGTAGTAAAGCTGGACTTGGCAAAACCGGCAGAAGAGactgagctggagcagaaggTAACAACAAGGCAGGGCTTGGCACAGCCGGGtgaagggaagcagcagaggtAGCAGGGACATTGACATCCACCCCTTGAGGACAGCTGGATGCAGCCGTGTCTGGGTAACAATGACAGGGCAAAAACAAGCCCGAGAAAAGAGCTTCGATCCTGGCATCTTGAGTCTGGCGTTTGAACTTCATACGGCGGTTCTGAAACCAGGTTTTTATCTGAGGATAGGAAAAAAGAGTCAAGAACCAAACTCCTTATCCCTTTTCCGTATAGTTCCTCTTCCATATAGTAATATGGAAAGGCAGACTTGTTGTCAAAGTGACAGAATCCATTAACAGTAAAGGTGTAGGGCAAATAACGTTGGCCTATATTTAATGCAGAGTAATTGTGCTGGCATGATGATGAATTGAGCAGTGAACACTCCATGATGCACGGCAAGCCAATACTCAGATATGGACCATGGCTGTAATACAAGACTCGTGCAGTGGGGATAAAGGGCTGGGTAGGGGTGGTTCTGTTCAAAAATCCTGCAATGCCCCTGACAAGTAGATATACAACCATGACAAAGCCTGAAAACTGAGGTTCTGGAGATCACAAAAGTACCTTTACCCCCAGTGAAGTTTCAACTCTAGAACTTGCATTCACCATTTTCCAtctgtcccttgtccctggAGCACTCGGAGCTGAGCCTGGGCTCTCAGTTTGCTCCAGCCCCGTTTGCTGCCAGCGGGGCGAGGCTGACGGGCGGCTCGGGCCGCCGCCCCTGCGggagctgtcactgtcactgtcactgtccccatcactgtcactgtcaccgcCGCGTCCCCCGGTGACCGCGAGGTGCCTCCCAGCCCCGTGTCCCGCTCGGGCGGGGGGCGAGGCGGCGCTCACCTGGCTCTGGGAGAGGTTCAGCACGGCGGCCAAGCGCCGCTTCTCTCCGGCTCCGATGTAGCGCTGCTGGCAGAAGCTGCGCTCCAGCTCCCGCAGCTGCGCGGCCGAGAACTTGGTGCGGGGCCGCCCGGGCGCGGCTcccgccggccccgctgcgAGCCCGGGGCGCTCCGCGGCCTCCCGCTCCCGGGGCGACTCTGCGGGGACAGGTGGGGGCGTCAGAAGGGGGGGACCCTTCGGGGGACCGAaagcgccgcggccgccgctccgcggggggacccggggggcACGGCCGGCACTCACCGGGCAGCTCCCGGGCTCCGCCGCGGCTGCTCTGCGCCAGCCACTCCACCGAGAAGGGCCCCTTGTccattccccagccctgccggcCCTCGCTGCTCGCTGGAGCCGCCCCGGACGCCGGGGCAAACATTTAAAGCGCCGTCCCCGGCGTGGTTTGAAAAGGCCCAAAGCATCAAATGAGGCCGGGGACAAAGGACCTCATTGAGAGGCGCTTTAATCTCCCCTTTCAGGTGATTGTTACATCCGCCTAATCTCCGAGCGCAGCAGTTTGCAGAACTCAAGGCTGCCTGACCTGGCGCCAAGTTCAGCGCGGAGTCGTCTCACCACGTAGGTGCTGGGAATTGCATCACGGGCTGGGCTTCTTCACGCTGCCACAGCTGCCCTCGGCCCCCGTGGTTTCCAGTCTCTATCTTCTGCTATGAAGGACGAGGATTCAGAAGGGACTGATAACAAAGAAGGACAGAGAGAAGCCTCTTTTATGAGTCTTATACCCAAATTTTGCCACCCTCTTGCCTGTTTGATGCAAGGTTTGAAAGTATCCCCTTGCATCATCAGCAAAAGAAGTAGGGACGTGAGGTAGGAACAAGTAAGTAGTCATCTTCAGATAGAAATCTTGAAGAAATCTAGAAGAAACACTGATACAGTATCTTATCAATATGCCTGTCAGCAGCTCAGTGCTCTATGCTAAGTCTGAGTGGGTAGAGGTTGGAGTTACTTGGAAAATGCAGGGTTAACTATTTTTGGTGCTGTCCACGAGGCAGAGTGCTGCAGTCAGGACCCTCATCTTCCTCTGAAGTCCTAGACTTGTTGAATTCAGTATATGTACAATCAGAGATTTTGAGAAGTCTTCCAGGAGAGAATGGTTGAAACTAGAGACAGGTATTTGTATAGCAATTTGTTAGGtcattttcagaaaacagagtgggaaattttgaataatttcagtTCATGCTTATGAATTTATTTAAGAATAAGATTAAACAAATGAGCAGTTATATGTCAGGACATTGGACAGGACGGGAAACACTGAGAAAATTACTAGTTCACTTGAATTTATCTGTTCATGTCTTAAAACGCCATCTCCTTTCCCTGCAtcccaagaaagaaatgtgtgcATTTCAAAGTAAACAGTTCTGATGTTCTTATGAAGTAGATCAAAGAAGAGGAGTGTAAACTCTGTTCGGAGGCAGTCTGTTCAAGGATGACTCAGATAAGGGTGAGAAAAGAACCACTTTTACGGTCTGAAGTGGGCCTGCGATGGCACAGTCCTTATCCCCAGCAAACACGGGCTAACACATTTACAGGTTGTTTCAGTAAACAGTCACCGCTGCTTGAGTTTATACAGTCAGAGATAATGAAGCGGCTTCCACGGAGCGGAACATGTTTGAGACAACGTGCTAATTCTTAAACTTCAAAGAAATTCATGTCACCTTTTACGAAGGGTGATGCGTTTATAGTGAGATGGCATAAGTGAGATAATGCTACACTCGCAGCTCTGTCTCTTCTTAGGTTTTCTATATTCCTCAGGCAGGAATATCATTTCCTCccttaaaacaaaatgtaattttgttaaCTGTGCCGAAGCATGACACACGTAAGAAATTTTTAGACTCTGATTTTGAATATTCTTCATATACACATTCATCTGATTTTATAAAGTCTTCTACTCTTCTTgtagtaaaaaggaaaaaaaaccaccatcTCTTGAATATCTACCTTGAGCAGTCttgcttggttttgttgtttttatgggttttttttttttgtttttgttttttttttttttttgttttgtttttttttttttttaatgaacatgATACTTTCAGTGTGTGACTACATAGGCTTCCAGGTAAAGCAATGACTTGGCAGACCTGACACttatgttttaaagaaaagctcTTCTGACTTAGCTAACAGGGACGGTGGTTGCATTGTCTTCATGTGCTTTTGATTCTGCCCACGGTAATTTGCTGCTATAAAAAGCAATTAAGATGCAAGTTGAAAgttacagcttttctttttactaaAAACCAATCCAAACTCACCAACACCACTGCCCCACCGCCCTCTTCGTTTCCATAATGTTATAGTAAAAATTACTGGGAAATGATTCAATGTTCCGGACGATTTTTCTGAAAAGGACCATTCCAAATAATGGACCATTCTTTTTTAATTAGCCTGTTTCCTAGTCCAATAACCCTGCAAATTAATGCTGGAGAAAGTAAAGTTTGGTCTGGAAAAATGAGTAAGTACTAGACAGTCTCTGAAATGAATAATTGTAATTTTAGTGTTACAGGTAACAACATCTAACCAGAAGGATTAGCAAGATATGGTTCCTTTGCTGTATTAATGTTTCTAGTTGTTGATTATTATTGTGCGTATTTTAATAGATGAACAGATGTCTTGAAACAGTAAAGTTTTTGCTACTATGATGGcagtttttaaatttgtattttagtaTTAATGAAACCTGTCTATTTGTGGGTATATTGGTTTTTTATCCTGCAATGATCGATCATGTTATTATCTGACTATATTGTAATAATCGATTGTACaatttcaggagaaaagccctAATTTCAAAAGACTCAGGAAGCtaatacaatattttatttacctCTAAGGAGAGCAGTCTTTCAGACTATGCTTTAGATTGTGAGGCTTCCTTCTTGTTTCATGCAGAAAACCTTGTACAGACATACAATGACAGTGACTCTGGTGGCTGTTTTAGACATTGTCTCTTTTATTGTAAACAGAAATAGATGATCTAATGACTAAACTGTCCTGTGCTGGCATGTGACTGCACTAAAGAAGATGTACAATGTTCTATTATGTTAGAAAACCaatatgcattttattttgtttttaatgggtTTTGATCTTGTTAGTGTGATTGTTTTCCCCTCTAAGATCTTTCTATTATGTTTCCTTTGGTTGATATTTAAAATTTAGAGCCTTGGGGTGTTGTGGTGTGTGATTGATTGATTTTGGGGGGGCAGTATCCTAAATAACAACAAGTTTTATTTTTGCCCATTGTCATTTGACCTGCGATGTTAGAACTAAACAGGAAGTTCAACAAAACTAGAAGTATCAGTGGCTGTGAAGGTGATAAACACCAGCAAAAATATGCTTGAAAcacattattttaaagtatGCTACTGTTGATGCCGCGGAGTGTTATTGTGATGATTTACATAAGATACAGATCGGGGCTTGAGGCCAAGCTCCCCTTAAAAGGATTTTGATGGGGTGATTGGATGTCATAAGCGACCATCACCTGAGAGCAATTACAAGTCAAAAGGTAATTGTCGTGTGTTTCTGGTTAGCAATTAACATTCGTCAGAACCTGTGATGAAACATTTATCCCATTTTCCATTGATCATCAGCGCTGTTTATGAACACGTGGGCTACAAAATCCATGATGACTCAAAGTTTGAATCTAAATGGTAAGCTGTAAGTAAGTGTAGTGGTGGTGCCACTGATCCACATTTTACTGCTGCGATTTAGTGACAGTTTTTCTTGACAGAGCCCTCAGTGTGAACATCTGGTGACACCTacagctgtgctttctgttgCCTAGTTAAGTGTCTGTTTGAAATAACTTTATGATGTGTCTCATAGTTGCTAATGTTTTAATCACTGCATCAATTGGCAAGATAATTTCCGGCGAAGCAACAATTAATCCTGTGGTGTTGGTttgagcacagaaaatattgcTGCATAGATGTAGTAGGATTTGTCAGTATGCTAGCAATGAAAAACTCTGGAAACAGGTTACTCAGTTATTTTGATAAATATTAAAGACATTAATCAGATAAAAAGTTACAAACGACATTAATTTCTATCTCATGCAAAGGACATGCCTATCTAAATGAAACACATTGTATAGaactgccagctctgctgttggGAGGAATTGATTCACTCCTCCTGCTTCTGTCTGCTGGCCATGCTTTTCCCCATGTGCTCTGAATTTAGGTGGCCCTCTGATCTATCAGGGAGTCCATTTGGGTTTCTAagccagcaggaaaagggggaaagagaaaaagaaaagaaaattgctttttaaaaacagtttggAGATATACCCGCTTACTGAAAAGCTGGATGAGTTCTTTAACTTGCACAGAGCAATGCTTGAAGTAGAAGGGGGAAGACGAAGAACCAGGATGATTCACTCAGTAGTGAGTAGATTTGTTTCTTTATATGAGCAAATGCAGGTGTCTACAGTCAGTGGATCAGTATAATTCCTCACTTTCTCCAGATGGAGAGACTAAGGTAGAACAAGGTCAGAACTGGATTGATGTGCGGATGGAGATGTAACTCACTAGTAAATAAATACTGATTCTTGAATGTAACTTATACTTTCAGGGCTTCCTTTTTGCCGCCTTTTCCGGCAGTTTGCCGTGTGCCCCA
This genomic interval from Ammospiza nelsoni isolate bAmmNel1 chromosome 8, bAmmNel1.pri, whole genome shotgun sequence contains the following:
- the LOC132076260 gene encoding LOW QUALITY PROTEIN: homeobox protein vent1-like (The sequence of the model RefSeq protein was modified relative to this genomic sequence to represent the inferred CDS: inserted 2 bases in 2 codons; substituted 1 base at 1 genomic stop codon), producing MCVRTYKRPXPGTERPYKSGXRPWVTXPDSAMDQVDQAQVPSAETKPNGCRPHICCAPPPRAPSSLGSPTLLVRAKPRRSSPEPGQPADSEPCAAEPSRDHPRDGSEPCPSDTAPDGGWLSADESSGYESESAGAERGGAAAAGGGRGRQRRARTAFTSEQVCRLEKTFQRHKYLGATERRKLAAALQLSEIQIKTWFQNRRMKLKRQIQDHQHSLVSPVPFHSYAPGPSPALFRDGLHYPFAAQHQRLLPFTPVPAVQFSFSFPRYDASQSAYHLMANELPYYHQHLLPHPSFHPVLQNKMDRQCHPVYAL
- the LOC132076343 gene encoding homeobox protein vex1-like; the protein is MFAPASGAAPASSEGRQGWGMDKGPFSVEWLAQSSRGGARELPESPREREAAERPGLAAGPAGAAPGRPRTKFSAAQLRELERSFCQQRYIGAGEKRRLAAVLNLSQSQIKTWFQNRRMKFKRQTQDARIEALFSGLFLPCHCYPDTAASSCPQGVDVNVPATSAASLHPAVPSPALLLPSAPAQSLLPVLPSPALLLPPGPGLSCCSSVLPAVTLSTEHKGLMFQPDLPSC